One genomic window of Acidovorax radicis includes the following:
- the mnmE gene encoding tRNA uridine-5-carboxymethylaminomethyl(34) synthesis GTPase MnmE, producing the protein MLSRHHDPIVAIATAPGRGAVGIVRVSGRALGGIVQAVCGRSLKPREATYLPFRDVQGQAIDQGLALYFPGPHSYTGEDVLELQAHGGPVVLQLLLSRCLEAGAAIDLATGQACLPGLRVAQPGEFTERAFLNDKIDLTQAEAIADLIDASTEAAARSASRSLTGAFSNEIHGLRDALIHLRMLVEATLDFPEEEIDFLRKADAHGQLSNLQLALASVMQRARQGALLREGIKVVIAGQPNAGKSSLLNALAGAELAIVTPVAGTTRDKVQQTIQIEGVPLHIIDTAGLRDSDDEVERIGIARAWDEIAAADAVLFLHDLARANATEYIAADAYVASVIGQKLPKSIPVIDVWNKVDCAAGSPPPAVAMAGRAEERPAVRLSARTGEGLEGLRRILLQVAGWQSAPEGIYIARARHVQALQAVSAHLQQAADQLQAKGPALDLLAEELRLAQNALSAITGEFTSDDLLGVIFSSFCIGK; encoded by the coding sequence ATGCTTTCCCGCCACCACGACCCCATCGTTGCCATTGCCACTGCCCCGGGGCGTGGCGCCGTCGGTATCGTGCGGGTGTCCGGGCGCGCGTTGGGTGGCATCGTGCAGGCGGTGTGTGGCCGGTCTTTGAAGCCACGCGAGGCCACTTACCTGCCCTTTCGTGACGTGCAGGGCCAGGCCATCGACCAGGGGCTGGCGCTGTACTTTCCCGGCCCGCACAGCTACACCGGCGAAGACGTGCTGGAGCTGCAGGCCCATGGCGGGCCGGTGGTGCTGCAGTTGCTGCTGTCACGCTGCCTGGAGGCAGGCGCTGCCATCGACCTGGCCACTGGCCAGGCGTGCCTGCCAGGCCTGCGCGTGGCGCAGCCCGGTGAGTTCACCGAGCGCGCTTTCCTCAACGACAAAATCGATCTGACGCAGGCTGAGGCCATCGCCGACCTCATCGACGCCAGCACCGAAGCGGCAGCCCGCAGTGCGAGTCGCTCGCTGACAGGGGCGTTTTCCAACGAGATCCACGGCCTGCGCGATGCGCTCATTCATTTGCGCATGCTGGTGGAGGCGACGCTGGATTTTCCTGAGGAAGAAATTGACTTCCTGCGCAAGGCAGACGCGCACGGGCAGCTCTCGAATCTGCAGCTGGCCCTGGCGTCTGTCATGCAGCGTGCCCGCCAGGGTGCGTTGCTGCGTGAGGGGATCAAGGTGGTGATTGCGGGGCAGCCCAATGCGGGGAAAAGCTCGCTGCTCAATGCGCTGGCGGGCGCCGAGTTGGCCATCGTGACCCCGGTTGCCGGCACCACCCGCGACAAGGTGCAGCAGACCATTCAGATCGAGGGCGTGCCCTTGCACATCATTGACACCGCCGGGCTGCGTGACAGCGATGACGAGGTGGAACGCATCGGAATCGCCCGGGCCTGGGACGAGATTGCCGCCGCCGACGCGGTGTTGTTCTTGCATGACCTCGCGCGCGCGAATGCTACTGAATATATAGCTGCTGACGCTTATGTAGCAAGCGTAATAGGCCAAAAACTACCTAAATCCATTCCGGTGATTGACGTCTGGAACAAGGTGGACTGTGCAGCAGGCAGCCCGCCACCAGCGGTCGCCATGGCGGGCAGGGCGGAGGAGCGCCCGGCGGTACGTTTGTCTGCCCGCACGGGAGAGGGTTTGGAGGGGCTGCGGCGGATACTGCTCCAGGTGGCAGGTTGGCAATCAGCGCCGGAGGGTATCTATATTGCCCGTGCCCGGCATGTGCAGGCGTTGCAGGCGGTGTCGGCGCATCTGCAGCAAGCAGCCGACCAGCTCCAGGCGAAGGGCCCTGCGCTGGATTTGCTTGCCGAAGAATTGCGGCTGGCCCAGAACGCCTTGAGCGCCATCACCGGAGAGTTCAC